A portion of the Rhodopseudomonas sp. BAL398 genome contains these proteins:
- a CDS encoding cytochrome P450, which translates to MMSTASASFPVLEGFDPFSEEFLSDPAPTIKRAQATAPVFYYEPLRMWVVTRYDDICKVARDWESYSSKAVGFVPPPDDLKHLIPDTFVGDHYISLDPPEHTADRTAVARSFLPRELQKQEGNIRRIANELIDGFIARGSCDFMQEFCYPLSLGVIMGLLGVPTENAANYRIWTEDLFAVLTPKSKDAVTKPMSEEERRERWTRLAACQEFFGELVADRGKCPMGDLVSTLLGAKDPAGNPAIPPRRIIRQIHELVAAGNDTTANLMAQMLMFLGDNPDQDKEVRGNHALLPDVVEETLRRRGTSPGLFRLTTKQTELSGVTIPEGSLIYLLFIAGGLDESRFPDSEKFDIHRPNKEKHLAFGHGRHSCLGNPLARLEAKVAFEELFRRLPDLHVVAGQSLDYLPAITVTALNHLEVQWTPPAAQ; encoded by the coding sequence ATGATGTCGACCGCCTCTGCCTCGTTCCCCGTGCTCGAGGGCTTCGATCCCTTCAGCGAAGAGTTTCTCAGTGATCCGGCGCCGACCATCAAGCGCGCGCAAGCGACTGCGCCGGTGTTCTACTACGAGCCGCTGCGGATGTGGGTCGTCACCCGCTACGACGACATCTGTAAGGTGGCGCGCGACTGGGAAAGCTACTCCTCAAAAGCCGTCGGCTTCGTGCCGCCGCCGGACGACCTGAAGCACCTGATTCCCGACACCTTCGTCGGCGATCACTACATCTCGCTCGATCCTCCCGAGCACACCGCGGATCGGACCGCGGTGGCGCGGAGTTTCCTGCCGCGCGAATTGCAGAAGCAGGAGGGCAACATCCGGCGGATCGCCAATGAGCTGATCGACGGCTTCATCGCCAGGGGATCCTGCGATTTCATGCAGGAATTCTGCTATCCGTTGTCGCTCGGCGTCATCATGGGGCTGCTCGGCGTGCCGACCGAGAATGCGGCAAATTACCGGATCTGGACCGAGGACCTGTTCGCGGTGCTGACGCCGAAGTCGAAGGATGCGGTGACCAAGCCGATGAGCGAGGAAGAGCGCCGCGAGCGCTGGACCCGGCTCGCCGCCTGCCAGGAATTCTTCGGAGAGCTGGTCGCCGATCGCGGCAAGTGCCCGATGGGCGATCTGGTGAGCACATTGTTGGGAGCCAAGGACCCGGCCGGCAATCCGGCGATTCCGCCGCGGCGGATCATTCGCCAGATCCATGAACTGGTGGCGGCCGGAAACGACACCACCGCGAACCTGATGGCGCAGATGCTGATGTTTCTCGGCGACAATCCGGATCAGGACAAAGAGGTGCGCGGCAATCATGCGCTGTTGCCGGACGTCGTCGAAGAGACGTTGCGCCGCCGCGGCACGTCGCCCGGGCTGTTCCGACTCACCACCAAGCAGACCGAACTGAGCGGCGTGACGATTCCCGAAGGGTCGCTGATCTACCTGTTGTTCATCGCCGGCGGCCTGGACGAGAGCCGCTTCCCGGATTCGGAGAAGTTCGACATCCACCGGCCCAACAAGGAAAAGCATCTGGCGTTCGGCCATGGCCGGCACTCCTGTCTCGGCAATCCACTCGCCCGGCTCGAAGCCAAGGTGGCCTTCGAGGAGCTGTTCAGGCGGCTTCCCGATTTGCACGTCGTGGCCGGACAGTCGCTGGATTACTTGCCGGCGATCACCGTCACCGCGCTGAACCACCTGGAAGTGCAGTGGACGCCGCCGGCGGCGCAGTGA